The Aggregicoccus sp. 17bor-14 genome includes a region encoding these proteins:
- a CDS encoding OmpA family protein → MALPLGASAQTATLPALSVERLTLNPGAADSLVADGAALLAPRALRLGLTGHYERTPIEYARDGELRGAVLGSRFTTHLTAAWAATPWLELGAQLPLVVHQQGDALEAFGVAQPAATAVGDPRLQVRVAALREAAGAPLDLAVGLGAQLPLSNRSALTRESELRPTLSVGRTLGSLLRAGAEVGFSLRRTVDFQGTPITRSELEAAALLHTQGEGLRGELALRASLPTDGARLSSELLGGARYRFAQRVEAYALAGAGLSRSFGTPTFRGLAGLAFTLDTATASSSRTSAPAPSSRAPEVSADRDGDGVADARDACPTEPGPAPQGCPAPAPAPQAPVAAAPQAEAQRARAEAVKHVEAQVCLFAWNSSALSQACPATLDDVARTLQAHEELELVVVEGHADSEGPPAYNRRLSQARAEAVRHYLLQRGVAPERLQTRGRGSEQPEAAESTRAGRRANRRVRLVVQVQPGEQTSQSEAY, encoded by the coding sequence GTGGCCCTTCCCCTGGGGGCCTCGGCCCAGACGGCGACCCTGCCTGCGCTGAGCGTGGAGAGGCTGACCCTCAACCCCGGCGCGGCCGACTCGCTCGTCGCGGACGGCGCGGCCCTGCTGGCGCCGCGCGCGCTGCGGCTCGGTCTCACCGGGCACTACGAGCGCACGCCCATCGAGTACGCGCGCGACGGCGAGCTGCGCGGCGCCGTGCTGGGCAGCCGCTTCACCACGCACCTCACGGCGGCGTGGGCGGCGACCCCGTGGCTGGAGCTGGGTGCGCAGCTGCCGCTGGTGGTGCACCAGCAGGGCGATGCGCTGGAGGCCTTCGGGGTGGCGCAGCCGGCGGCCACGGCGGTGGGCGACCCGCGGCTGCAGGTGCGCGTGGCCGCGCTGCGCGAGGCGGCCGGTGCTCCGCTGGATCTCGCCGTGGGGCTCGGCGCGCAGCTGCCCCTGAGCAACCGCAGCGCGCTCACCCGCGAGAGCGAGCTGAGGCCCACGCTGAGCGTGGGGCGCACGCTCGGCTCGCTGCTGCGCGCGGGCGCCGAGGTGGGCTTCTCGCTGCGCCGCACCGTGGACTTCCAGGGCACCCCCATCACGCGCAGTGAGCTGGAGGCGGCGGCGCTCCTGCACACGCAGGGCGAGGGGCTGCGCGGGGAGCTCGCGCTGCGGGCCTCGCTGCCCACCGACGGCGCGCGCCTCTCGAGCGAGCTGCTGGGAGGCGCGCGCTACCGCTTCGCGCAGCGCGTGGAGGCCTACGCACTCGCGGGCGCGGGGCTCTCGCGCAGCTTCGGCACGCCCACCTTCCGCGGCCTCGCAGGGCTCGCGTTCACCCTGGACACGGCCACGGCCTCTTCCTCGCGCACTTCTGCGCCCGCTCCGTCGAGCCGTGCGCCCGAGGTGAGCGCCGACCGCGACGGCGACGGCGTCGCGGACGCCCGGGATGCGTGCCCCACCGAGCCCGGGCCCGCCCCGCAGGGCTGTCCCGCTCCGGCGCCGGCGCCTCAGGCCCCGGTCGCAGCGGCGCCGCAGGCGGAGGCGCAGCGGGCGCGCGCCGAGGCCGTGAAGCACGTCGAAGCCCAGGTGTGCCTCTTCGCCTGGAACAGCAGCGCGCTCTCGCAGGCCTGCCCCGCCACGCTCGATGACGTCGCCCGCACGCTGCAGGCGCACGAGGAGCTGGAGCTCGTGGTGGTGGAGGGCCACGCGGACAGCGAGGGCCCGCCCGCGTACAACCGCCGCCTCTCGCAGGCGCGCGCCGAGGCGGTGCGCCATTACCTCCTGCAGCGCGGTGTCGCGCCCGAGCGCCTGCAGACGCGCGGACGCGGCTCCGAGCAGCCGGAGGCCGCGGAGTCCACCCGCGCCGGCCGCCGGGCGAACCGCCGCGTGCGCCTCGTCGTCCAGGTGCAGCCCGGGGAGCAGACCTCGCAGTCCGAGGCGTACTGA